One window from the genome of bacterium encodes:
- the hisC gene encoding histidinol-phosphate transaminase, producing MANPPFPRPRKALAALDPYVPGRSAEEVMARFGLAQVSKLGSNENPLGLSPLVRDALTQALDRIHHYPDGECTRLRALLAARLGLTPGQFLFANGVDNVLTCVGLAFFDRGDRIVTGIPTYTAYANLAKLMGAELIGVPLRDWRFDIPAISRAARGAKAVIVCNPNNPTGAIVPADDMAALLNLIPPDVLVVVDEAYAEWVDDPTFPDTMTLLRRHPNIVVLRTFSKIYGLAGLRVGCAIGSPGVIAALHQVREPFPVDRLAQAAAEAVLDDTAYLRASFENNRAGKTALAKGFTALGLRHLPSQANFILVDLGQPAAGVAERLLEHGMILRPGAMWGLPTWARVTIGTPEDNARLLEALATVLRGSQHKERR from the coding sequence GTGGCAAACCCACCCTTCCCCCGCCCCCGCAAAGCCCTCGCGGCACTCGACCCGTATGTGCCCGGGCGGTCCGCGGAGGAGGTGATGGCGCGCTTCGGCCTGGCGCAGGTGAGCAAGCTCGGGAGCAACGAGAATCCGCTCGGCCTGTCCCCGCTCGTCCGCGACGCCCTGACCCAGGCGCTCGACCGGATCCATCACTATCCTGACGGGGAGTGCACCCGGCTCCGCGCCCTCCTGGCCGCGCGCCTCGGGCTCACCCCGGGGCAGTTCCTCTTTGCCAACGGCGTGGACAACGTCTTGACCTGCGTCGGGCTCGCGTTCTTCGACCGCGGGGACCGGATCGTGACGGGGATCCCCACCTACACGGCGTACGCCAATCTGGCCAAACTCATGGGCGCCGAGCTGATCGGCGTGCCGCTGCGCGACTGGCGGTTCGACATCCCGGCGATCTCCCGCGCGGCGCGTGGGGCCAAAGCGGTGATCGTCTGCAACCCGAACAACCCCACGGGCGCGATCGTTCCGGCCGACGACATGGCTGCCCTGTTGAACCTGATCCCGCCGGACGTCCTCGTCGTCGTCGACGAGGCATACGCGGAGTGGGTGGACGATCCGACGTTCCCCGACACCATGACCCTGCTGCGCCGGCACCCGAACATCGTGGTGCTCCGCACGTTCTCGAAGATCTACGGGCTCGCCGGCCTGCGCGTTGGCTGTGCCATCGGGTCGCCGGGGGTGATCGCCGCCCTCCACCAGGTCCGCGAGCCGTTCCCGGTGGATCGACTGGCGCAGGCCGCCGCCGAGGCGGTGCTCGACGACACCGCCTACCTGCGTGCCTCGTTTGAGAACAACCGCGCGGGGAAAACCGCCCTGGCGAAAGGCTTCACGGCCCTGGGGCTGCGCCACCTCCCGAGCCAGGCCAACTTCATCCTCGTCGACCTGGGACAGCCCGCGGCGGGCGTGGCAGAGCGGCTCCTCGAACACGGGATGATCCTCCGGCCGGGGGCGATGTGGGGGCTGCCAACCTGGGCCCGGGTGACGATCGGCACGCCCGAAGACAACGCCCGGCTCCTCGAGGCGCTGGCAACGGTCCTGCGGGGCTCGCAGCACAAAGAGAGGAGATGA
- a CDS encoding DinB family protein, translating into MATSNRITDLVRAYAEGPRLLEAAVAGIPAAELRFTPGPEHWSIHENVVHVADTELVGATRMRYVIAHPGAALVGFDQETWARAMDYRSQSFEGALTLFRSVRGMTAEVLRHAPAEAWEQTGAHSTDGPQTLEWLVEHFADHVPYHLRTIAKRRTQYAQAKR; encoded by the coding sequence ATGGCCACCAGCAATCGCATTACCGATCTGGTCCGTGCGTACGCGGAGGGCCCCCGGCTGCTCGAGGCCGCGGTCGCCGGGATCCCCGCCGCCGAACTCCGTTTCACCCCGGGGCCCGAACACTGGAGCATCCACGAAAACGTCGTCCACGTCGCGGACACCGAACTGGTCGGCGCGACCCGGATGCGATATGTGATCGCCCACCCCGGGGCCGCCCTCGTGGGGTTTGACCAAGAGACCTGGGCCAGGGCCATGGATTACCGCTCGCAATCCTTTGAGGGGGCCCTCACCTTATTCCGATCGGTCCGGGGGATGACCGCCGAGGTCCTCCGGCACGCCCCCGCCGAGGCCTGGGAGCAAACCGGAGCGCACAGCACGGATGGCCCGCAAACGCTCGAATGGCTCGTCGAGCATTTTGCAGATCACGTCCCCTACCATCTGCGGACGATCGCCAAGCGCCGCACGCAGTACGCCCAGGCGAAGCGGTAA
- the hutU gene encoding urocanate hydratase, producing MDATAGPGRSRVVRAPRGTALSCRGWPQEAALRMLMNNLDPDVAERPQDLIVYGGTGKAARNWACFDALLQALRALGDDETLLVQSGKPVGVFRSHPEAPRVLISNAMLVPAWATWDEFRRLEALGLTMYGQMTAGSWIYIGTQGIIQGTYETFAEVARQHFGGTLRGRLVLSAGLGGMGGAQPMAITMNAGVGLIVEADPARIERRARAGWVDEATQSLDAALHLAEQAVREGTPRSIALLGNAAEVYTEIVRRGVAVDVVTDQTAAHDLLGGYLPEGLSAAAASELRERAPADYLHRAEVSVARHVEAMLELRRRGAVVFDYGNNIRAQAHRAGVGDAFAFPGFVPAYVRPLFCEGRGPFRWVALSGEPADIRKTDELVLRLFPAQESLARWIRLAGARVPFQGLPARVCWLGQGERAAFGLAINEMVARGELAAPIVIGRDHLDAGSVASPYRETEAMADGSDAIADWPILNALLNAVGGATWVSVHHGGGVGIGYSVHAGMVIVADGQPGTARRLERVLTTDPGTGIIRHADAGYPAAVAAARRHNLQIPMTPPAD from the coding sequence ATGGATGCCACGGCGGGGCCGGGTCGATCGCGGGTCGTGCGCGCGCCGCGGGGGACGGCACTCTCCTGCCGCGGATGGCCGCAGGAGGCTGCGCTCCGCATGCTGATGAACAACCTCGACCCGGATGTGGCCGAGCGGCCGCAGGACCTCATCGTCTACGGCGGCACGGGCAAGGCGGCGCGCAACTGGGCCTGCTTCGACGCCCTGCTGCAGGCGCTCAGAGCCCTCGGCGACGATGAGACGCTCCTCGTCCAGTCGGGGAAGCCCGTGGGGGTGTTCCGGTCACACCCCGAGGCCCCGCGGGTCCTGATCAGCAACGCGATGCTGGTCCCCGCCTGGGCGACCTGGGACGAGTTTCGCCGGCTGGAGGCGCTCGGGCTCACCATGTACGGGCAGATGACCGCCGGGTCCTGGATCTACATCGGCACGCAGGGCATCATTCAGGGCACGTACGAGACGTTCGCCGAGGTGGCGCGCCAGCACTTCGGCGGCACATTGCGCGGCCGGCTGGTCCTCTCTGCCGGGCTCGGAGGGATGGGCGGGGCGCAGCCGATGGCGATCACCATGAACGCGGGGGTCGGGCTGATCGTGGAAGCCGACCCGGCACGGATCGAACGCCGGGCGAGGGCCGGCTGGGTGGACGAGGCCACCCAGAGCCTCGACGCGGCGCTGCACCTCGCCGAACAGGCCGTTCGCGAGGGAACGCCGCGGTCGATCGCACTGCTCGGCAACGCGGCGGAAGTGTACACGGAAATCGTCCGGCGCGGGGTCGCCGTGGATGTCGTCACCGATCAGACCGCGGCGCACGACCTTCTCGGAGGCTACCTCCCGGAGGGCCTCTCGGCCGCCGCGGCGTCGGAGTTGCGGGAACGCGCCCCGGCGGACTACCTCCACCGGGCCGAAGTATCGGTCGCCCGGCATGTGGAAGCGATGCTGGAACTCCGCCGCCGCGGCGCCGTGGTCTTCGATTACGGCAACAACATCCGCGCACAGGCTCACCGCGCCGGCGTGGGTGACGCGTTCGCCTTCCCCGGGTTTGTCCCCGCCTATGTCCGCCCCCTCTTCTGTGAGGGGCGCGGGCCGTTCCGCTGGGTCGCCCTTTCCGGGGAGCCGGCGGACATCCGGAAGACGGACGAACTGGTGCTGCGCCTCTTCCCCGCACAGGAGTCGCTCGCCCGCTGGATCCGCCTCGCCGGCGCGCGCGTTCCGTTTCAGGGGCTGCCGGCGCGCGTCTGCTGGCTCGGCCAGGGCGAGCGCGCCGCGTTCGGCCTCGCGATCAACGAGATGGTGGCGCGCGGTGAGCTCGCCGCGCCCATCGTCATCGGCCGGGATCACCTGGACGCCGGCTCGGTGGCCTCGCCGTATCGCGAGACCGAGGCGATGGCCGACGGGAGCGACGCGATCGCGGACTGGCCGATCCTCAACGCCCTGCTGAACGCCGTCGGGGGCGCGACGTGGGTCTCCGTCCATCACGGGGGCGGGGTGGGAATCGGCTACTCCGTGCACGCCGGGATGGTGATCGTCGCCGACGGCCAACCGGGCACCGCCCGCCGGCTGGAGCGGGTCCTGACGACGGACCCAGGAACCGGAATCATCCGCCACGCCGACGCGGGCTACCCGGCGGCCGTCGCCGCGGCCCGCCGCCACAACCTCCAGATCCCGATGACGCCCCCCGCCGACTAG
- the speB gene encoding agmatinase yields the protein MTARFDPPNAFQSPRYAQLSTFLRLPHTRDPHGLDVAILGIPFDGGVSFRPGARFGPKEIRNHSLLIRPYHPVLRTSPFERLRVADCGDVDPNPLDIIDTYGRIEAAVGEVLDAGAIPACIGGDHSISLPILRAVARRHGPVALVHFDSHQDMWEQYFGNRYFHGTPFRRALEEGLFLPASTVQFGIRGPVYGAGDFELGDTHGVRVIRAEEIHEKGIAAALDHLARLRAQKVYVTFDIDSVDPAFAPGTGTPEVGGLTSAQALALLRGLAGLEIVAFDIVEVSPPYDVSGLTSMLAANVLFELLSVIALRRG from the coding sequence ATGACCGCGCGATTTGACCCGCCGAACGCCTTCCAGTCGCCTCGCTACGCCCAGCTCTCGACGTTCCTGCGCCTCCCCCATACGCGGGATCCGCACGGGCTGGACGTGGCGATCCTCGGGATTCCGTTCGACGGGGGAGTGAGCTTTCGACCGGGCGCCCGATTCGGGCCGAAGGAGATCCGCAACCATTCCCTGCTGATCCGTCCCTATCACCCTGTCCTCCGCACCTCCCCGTTCGAGCGGCTGCGGGTGGCCGACTGCGGCGATGTGGACCCGAATCCCCTCGACATCATCGACACGTACGGGCGGATCGAGGCCGCGGTGGGCGAGGTGCTCGACGCCGGCGCGATTCCGGCGTGCATCGGCGGCGACCACTCGATCTCGCTGCCGATCCTGCGGGCGGTGGCCCGGCGCCACGGGCCGGTCGCCCTCGTCCACTTCGACAGCCATCAGGACATGTGGGAGCAGTACTTCGGCAACCGCTACTTCCACGGGACCCCGTTTCGGCGCGCGCTCGAGGAGGGGCTGTTCCTGCCCGCCTCAACCGTTCAGTTTGGCATCCGCGGTCCGGTCTACGGGGCAGGCGATTTCGAGTTGGGGGACACGCATGGGGTCCGTGTGATCCGCGCCGAGGAGATCCACGAGAAGGGCATCGCCGCCGCGCTCGACCACCTCGCCCGCCTGCGCGCTCAGAAGGTGTACGTCACGTTCGATATCGACTCTGTCGACCCGGCGTTTGCGCCGGGGACGGGCACCCCAGAGGTCGGCGGGCTGACGAGCGCCCAGGCGTTGGCCCTGCTCCGGGGATTGGCCGGGCTGGAGATTGTTGCGTTCGATATTGTCGAAGTCTCTCCGCCCTACGACGTCAGCGGCCTGACCTCCATGCTCGCGGCAAACGTGCTCTTTGAGTTGTTGAGCGTGATCGCGCTTCGTCGCGGGTAG
- a CDS encoding ABC transporter ATP-binding protein, protein MAEPKLRVRDVTVTFRTRRGGEVTAVDRLSLDVEDREIVSIVGPSGCGKSTLLRLIAGLVRPASGGIWLDGREVAAPGADRGMVFQSYTLFPWLTVQGNVEFGPRLRGVSESQRHEVTARYIQMVGLTGFERAYPKELSGGMMQRVAIARALANDPEVLLMDEPFGALDAQTRAFMGELLLDIWQKSPKTILFVTHDIDEALFLGDRVFVMTARPGRFRAEVSLTLPRPRTLEVTTSEEFVNAKRQVLAMIREETAKTIGFGMGVDDDRAI, encoded by the coding sequence ATGGCGGAGCCCAAGCTGCGCGTCCGCGATGTCACGGTCACCTTCCGCACACGGCGCGGCGGGGAGGTGACGGCGGTGGACCGGCTCTCGCTCGACGTGGAGGACCGAGAGATCGTCAGCATCGTCGGTCCCTCGGGATGCGGCAAGAGCACGCTGCTCCGGCTGATCGCCGGGCTCGTTCGGCCCGCGTCCGGCGGGATCTGGCTCGACGGCCGCGAGGTCGCCGCCCCCGGCGCGGACCGCGGCATGGTGTTCCAATCCTACACCCTGTTCCCGTGGCTGACGGTCCAGGGGAACGTGGAATTTGGCCCCCGGCTCCGGGGCGTGTCCGAATCGCAGCGCCACGAGGTGACCGCGCGCTACATCCAGATGGTGGGGCTCACGGGCTTCGAGCGCGCCTATCCCAAGGAGCTCTCCGGCGGGATGATGCAGCGGGTGGCGATTGCCCGGGCGTTGGCCAACGATCCCGAGGTGCTCCTCATGGACGAGCCGTTCGGGGCGTTGGACGCGCAGACCCGCGCGTTCATGGGTGAGCTCCTCCTCGATATCTGGCAGAAGTCTCCCAAGACGATCCTGTTCGTCACGCACGACATCGACGAGGCGCTGTTTCTTGGGGACCGGGTATTCGTGATGACCGCGCGGCCGGGGCGGTTCCGGGCGGAGGTGTCGCTCACGCTGCCCCGCCCACGGACGCTCGAGGTGACCACGTCGGAGGAGTTCGTGAATGCGAAGCGGCAGGTGCTGGCCATGATCCGTGAGGAGACCGCGAAGACGATCGGCTTCGGCATGGGCGTCGACGATGACCGCGCGATTTGA